Proteins encoded together in one Panthera uncia isolate 11264 chromosome A2, Puncia_PCG_1.0, whole genome shotgun sequence window:
- the LOC125930215 gene encoding olfactory receptor 9A4: MGNMVIIVIVCVDRRLQSPMYFFLGHLSALEILVTTIIVPVMLWGLLLPGMQTISLAACVTQLFLYLSLGTTEFALLGAMAVDRYVAVCNPLRYDIIMNSRTCIWVVIMSWVFGFLFQIWPVYATFQLTFCKSNVVNNFFCDRGQLLKLSCNNTLFIEFILFLMAVFVLFGSLIPTIISYSYIISTILKIPSASGRRKAFSTCASHFTCVVIGYGSCLFLYVKPKQTQAADYNRVVSLMVSVVTPFLNPFIFTLRNDKVIEALRDGAKHWCQLFRN; encoded by the coding sequence ATGGGAAACATGGTCATCATTGTGATTGTCTGTGTGGACAGACGTCTGCAGTcccccatgtatttcttccttggTCATCTCTCTGCCTTGGAGATCTTGGTTACAACTATTATCGTACCCGTGATGCTTTGGGGGCTGCTGCTCCCTGGGATGCAGACAATATCTCTGGCTGCATGTGTCACCCAGCTCTTCCTGTACCTTTCTTTGGGGACCACAGAGTTTGCATTACTGGGAGCGATGGCTGTGGACCGTTACGTGGCTGTCTGTAACCCTCTGAGGTACGACATCATTATGAACAGCCGCACCTGCATCTGGGTGGTCATTATGTCATGGGTGTTTGGGTTCCTTTTTCAAATCTGGCCAGTTTATGCCACATTTCAGCTTACCTTCTGCAAATCAAATGTGGTGAACAATTTCTTCTGTGACCGAGGGCAATTGCTCAAACTGTCCTGCAACAATACCCTTTTTATAGAGTTCATCCTGTTCTTAATggctgtttttgttctttttggttctCTTATCCCTACAATCATCTCGTACAGCTATATCATCTCCACAATCCTCAAGATCCCCTCAGCCTCTGGCCGGAGGAAAGCCTTCTCTACATGTGCCTCTCACTTCACATGTGTCGTGATTGGGTACGGCAGTTGCTTGTTCCTCTATGTGAAACCCAAGCAAACTCAAGCAGCTGATTACAATAGGGTGGTGTCCTTGATGGTTTCAGTAGTTACTCCTTTCCTCAATCCCTTCATCTTCACCCTCCGAAATGACAAAGTCATAGAAGCCCTTCGGGATGGAGCAAAGCACTGGTGTCAACTATTCAGGAATTAG